TCGCCGCTCGTCTACCGAGGCGCGATGCGCCTCGCACCGCTCGCTCACATCCCGCTCCCTGATTCAAATCCCACCTGCTGCTCTTCGTCTCGTTTTACTCGACGAAGGAGCCAGGGGTGGGATATCGAACCGAGTCCAGACGGTCCGGGGTGCTCACTTCGTTCGCTCCCGGGCTGCGACTGGCCGGGTTCAAATCCCACCAGCGGCTCTACGTCCTCGTAATACTCGGACGAAAGAGCCAGGGGTGGGATTTGAACCCACGAACTCCCGATTACAAGTCGGGTGCTTGGACCGCCCAAGCTCCCCTGGCACACTTTCGGATAGCGCCTACCCCTTTGAGTGATTATCGCTTTCCACCGACTTCTCCAGTTGCACCCTGTGGGGTTCGTACCCGTGCCGCCTGTAGAACCGCCGCGCCGCCTCGTTGGCGGCGAGCACCTCCAGCTTCACCGCATCGACGCCCCGCGCCGCCAGTTTTGCCTCGGCAGTCGCCATCAACTCGCTGCCGATCCCCCGGTCGCGGTACTCGGGACAGACGTAGAGGTTCTCTATGGTCCCCCGGGTCGCCGTCGTTGCCAGCAGTTCACTCCCCGCACTGAACATGACGAAGCCCAGCACGGTCCCGGGGTCGGCGTCGAACTCGTCGTCGGCTTCGGCGACGGCGACGTAGAGGCCGTCGGCGACGATGGCCCGGCGGGCGTTCTCACGGATCGTGTCGCGGTTCTCGCTCGCCCGGAGGTGCGAGCCGACGGCGCGCTGTTCCTCGGCCAGGTCGACCCAGAGGTCGGCGATGGCGTCGGCCGCGTCCGTGTCCGGGCGTTCGACGTTCACTCCTCGCGCAGCACCTCGACCGCCGGCAGTTCCCCGCCGGTGAGCAACCGGAGGGCCGCCCCGCCACCGGTGCTGACGTGGTCGAACCCCTCGATTCCCAGTTGCCGGAGCGACGCCGCGGTGTCGCCTCCGCCGACGATGCTGTACTCGGCGTTGGTCGCCGCGCCGAATATCTCGCGGGTCCCGTGGGCGAACTGCTCCTCTTCGAACACGCCCGGCGGACCGTTCAGGATGGCCGTGCCGGCGGTCTCGAACACGTCCGCGTAGGCGGCCGCGGTGTTCGTCCCCACGTCTAGCGCCGGCGCGTCGACCGGCAATTCGTCGACGGTGACTTCGACGCGCTCGCCGTCCTGATCGACGGCCACGTCCTCTGGGACGTGGATCTTCTCGCCGTGCTCGGCGAGCAGGTCCTCGGCCCGCTCGACGGCGGTCGCGTCGCGGTCGGTGATCGCGTTCATCGA
This Halorientalis sp. IM1011 DNA region includes the following protein-coding sequences:
- a CDS encoding N-acetyltransferase: MNVERPDTDAADAIADLWVDLAEEQRAVGSHLRASENRDTIRENARRAIVADGLYVAVAEADDEFDADPGTVLGFVMFSAGSELLATTATRGTIENLYVCPEYRDRGIGSELMATAEAKLAARGVDAVKLEVLAANEAARRFYRRHGYEPHRVQLEKSVESDNHSKG